From a region of the Xanthomonas rydalmerensis genome:
- a CDS encoding glycosyl hydrolase family 18 protein produces the protein MMKRFAGLLFALALACGPAMAKNPTALFYLMNTQKSTNAFLAHVDKIDVVVPTWYGVDQNGLVNGTPNLYLYEIAKQHKLRVMPILSMTAGRDGFHKLLHDEDAKQRMIAALLIHGRKHGYYGFQFDFESIAWTDRDAYSLMVKQTAEALHKAGFKLSVAVVPNAPGYAEGGAFSKWMWEYWRGAYDLKALGASADLISLMTYDQHTRWTTPGPVDGMVWMKKHLDYALTQVPKDKLSLGIATYGYRWYTGSPVKADGTEASNITADYIDADESFPLAEEQHATVQWDPVEQESWFYFYRDDMREWVFRPDARSFRARYELTKQYGLEGFSCWVLGAEDPKVWDELPTAAR, from the coding sequence ATGATGAAGCGTTTCGCAGGGCTGCTGTTCGCCCTCGCCCTGGCCTGCGGGCCGGCCATGGCCAAGAACCCGACCGCGCTGTTCTATCTGATGAACACGCAGAAATCGACGAACGCGTTCCTGGCCCACGTCGACAAGATCGACGTGGTGGTGCCGACCTGGTACGGCGTGGATCAGAATGGCCTGGTCAACGGCACCCCGAACCTGTACCTGTACGAGATCGCCAAGCAGCACAAGCTGCGGGTGATGCCGATCCTGTCGATGACCGCCGGCCGCGACGGCTTCCACAAGCTGCTGCACGACGAGGACGCCAAGCAGCGCATGATCGCGGCGCTGCTGATCCACGGCCGCAAGCACGGCTACTACGGCTTCCAGTTCGATTTCGAGAGCATCGCCTGGACCGACCGCGACGCCTATTCGCTGATGGTCAAGCAGACCGCCGAGGCGCTGCACAAGGCCGGCTTCAAGCTGTCGGTGGCGGTGGTGCCGAACGCGCCGGGCTATGCCGAAGGCGGGGCGTTCTCCAAGTGGATGTGGGAATACTGGCGCGGCGCCTACGACCTCAAGGCGCTGGGCGCCTCGGCCGACCTGATCAGCCTGATGACCTACGACCAGCACACCCGCTGGACCACGCCCGGCCCGGTGGACGGCATGGTGTGGATGAAGAAGCACCTGGACTACGCGCTGACCCAGGTGCCGAAGGACAAGCTGTCGCTGGGCATCGCCACCTACGGCTACCGCTGGTACACCGGCAGTCCGGTCAAGGCCGACGGCACCGAAGCCTCGAACATCACCGCCGACTACATCGACGCCGACGAGTCGTTCCCGCTGGCGGAAGAGCAGCATGCCACCGTGCAATGGGACCCGGTGGAGCAGGAGTCGTGGTTCTACTTCTACCGCGACGACATGCGCGAGTGGGTGTTCCGCCCGGACGCGCGCAGCTTCCGCGCGCGTTACGAGCTGACCAAGCAGTACGGCCTGGAAGGCTTCAGCTGCTGGGTGCTTGGCGCCGAAGATCCCAAGGTCTGGGACGAACTGCCGACCGCGGCGCGCTGA
- a CDS encoding glycoside hydrolase family 3 C-terminal domain-containing protein, protein MSHASAGAGSRLKPLLQPLAHALCAIALLAAPLAHADEAEDRAAALVAKMTRAEKIAQAMNAAPAIPRLGVPAYEWWSEGLHGIARNGEATVFPQAIGLAATWNPELLHEVGTVTSTEARAKFNLAGGPGKDHPRYAGLTIWSPNINIFRDPRWGRGMETYGEDPYLTGRLAVGFIHGLQGDDPAHPRTIATPKHLAVHSGPEPGRHGFDVDVSPHDFEATYSPAFRAAIVDGQAGSVMCAYNALHGTPACAADWLLDGRVRGDWGFKGFVVSDCDAIDDMTQFHYYRADNAGSSAAALKAGHDLNCGYAYRELGLAFDRGEADEALLDRSLVRLFAARYRLGELQPRRNDPYARLGAKDIDSAAHRALALQAAQQSLVLLKNANATLPLRPGLRLSVLGPNADALAVLEANYQGTSVQPVTPLQGLRTRFGAAQVTYAQGAPLAAGVPGMIPETALRSDGKPGLRGEYFDNLDLAGRPRVQRQDRVVGFNWDHVAPAKDVDKDRYSVRWSGELLPPGPGDYTLAVRVARCFDCTGHDPVRLYIDDQLVIAGNAEDKHLPAGMHNADGRNVEAVLHFDDAKPRRIRLELEHRGQDQGLRLEWLAPPALQLAEAERAVAQADAVVAFVGLSPDVEGEELRIDVPGFDGGDRNDLALPAAQQALLERAKASGKPLVVVLMSGSAVALNWAKQHADAIIAAWYPGQSGGTAIAQALAGDINPGGRLPVTFYRSTKDLPPYVSYDMKGRTYRYFKGEPLFPFGYGLSYTQFAYDAPQLSAATLQAGDALRVTTTVRNTGARAGDEVVQVYLQYPQRAQSPLRNLVGFQRVHLQPGEARTLSFALDARQLSDVDRSGQRAVEAGDYRLFVGGGQPGTGAPGDSAAFSISGRVVLPK, encoded by the coding sequence ATGTCGCATGCATCGGCCGGTGCGGGGTCGCGGCTGAAGCCGCTCCTACAGCCGCTGGCACACGCGCTGTGCGCGATCGCCCTGCTCGCCGCCCCGCTCGCCCATGCCGACGAGGCCGAGGACCGCGCCGCCGCGCTGGTGGCGAAGATGACCCGCGCCGAGAAGATCGCGCAGGCGATGAACGCTGCGCCGGCGATTCCGCGCCTGGGCGTGCCCGCCTACGAGTGGTGGAGCGAGGGCCTGCACGGCATCGCCCGCAACGGCGAGGCCACGGTGTTCCCGCAGGCGATCGGCCTGGCCGCGACCTGGAACCCCGAGCTGCTGCACGAGGTCGGCACCGTCACCTCGACCGAGGCGCGGGCCAAGTTCAACCTCGCCGGCGGCCCCGGCAAGGACCATCCGCGCTACGCCGGGCTGACCATCTGGTCGCCCAACATCAACATCTTCCGCGACCCGCGCTGGGGCCGCGGCATGGAGACCTACGGCGAGGATCCCTACCTCACCGGACGGCTGGCGGTCGGCTTCATCCACGGCCTGCAGGGCGACGATCCGGCGCACCCGCGCACCATCGCCACGCCCAAGCACCTGGCCGTGCACAGCGGGCCGGAGCCGGGCCGCCACGGCTTCGACGTGGACGTGTCGCCGCACGATTTCGAGGCCACCTACTCGCCGGCATTCCGCGCCGCCATCGTTGACGGCCAGGCCGGCTCGGTGATGTGCGCGTACAACGCGCTGCACGGCACGCCCGCCTGCGCCGCCGACTGGCTGCTCGACGGCCGCGTGCGCGGCGACTGGGGCTTCAAGGGCTTCGTCGTGTCCGATTGCGATGCGATCGACGACATGACCCAGTTCCACTACTACCGCGCCGACAACGCCGGCTCGTCCGCGGCCGCGCTCAAGGCCGGTCACGATCTGAATTGCGGCTACGCCTATCGCGAACTCGGCCTGGCCTTCGACCGCGGCGAAGCCGACGAAGCCCTGCTCGACCGCTCGCTGGTGCGCCTGTTCGCCGCGCGCTACCGGCTCGGCGAACTGCAGCCGCGGCGCAACGATCCGTATGCGCGATTGGGCGCCAAGGACATCGACAGCGCCGCGCACCGCGCGCTGGCGCTGCAGGCCGCGCAGCAATCGCTGGTGCTGCTGAAGAACGCCAACGCCACCCTGCCGCTGCGCCCGGGCCTGCGCCTGTCCGTGCTCGGCCCCAACGCCGACGCGCTGGCCGTGCTGGAAGCCAACTACCAGGGCACCTCGGTGCAGCCGGTGACGCCGCTGCAAGGGCTGCGCACGCGCTTCGGTGCCGCCCAGGTCACCTATGCGCAAGGCGCGCCGCTGGCCGCCGGCGTGCCCGGCATGATCCCCGAAACCGCGCTGCGCAGCGACGGCAAGCCCGGGCTGCGCGGCGAGTACTTCGACAACCTGGACCTGGCCGGTAGGCCGCGCGTGCAGCGCCAGGACCGCGTGGTCGGCTTCAACTGGGATCACGTGGCCCCGGCCAAGGACGTGGACAAGGACCGCTATTCGGTGCGCTGGAGCGGCGAACTGCTGCCGCCCGGCCCCGGCGACTACACCCTGGCGGTGAGGGTGGCGCGCTGCTTCGATTGCACCGGCCACGACCCGGTGCGCCTGTACATCGACGACCAGTTGGTGATCGCCGGCAACGCCGAGGACAAGCACCTGCCGGCCGGCATGCACAACGCCGACGGCCGCAACGTCGAGGCCGTGCTGCATTTCGACGACGCGAAACCGCGGCGCATCCGCCTGGAGCTGGAACACCGCGGCCAGGACCAGGGCTTGCGCCTGGAGTGGCTGGCGCCGCCGGCGCTGCAACTGGCCGAAGCCGAACGCGCGGTGGCGCAGGCCGACGCGGTGGTGGCCTTCGTCGGCCTGTCGCCGGACGTGGAAGGCGAGGAACTGCGCATCGATGTGCCCGGCTTCGACGGCGGCGACCGCAACGACCTGGCGCTGCCGGCGGCGCAGCAGGCACTGCTGGAACGGGCCAAGGCCAGCGGCAAGCCGCTGGTCGTGGTGCTGATGAGCGGCAGCGCGGTGGCGCTGAACTGGGCCAAGCAACATGCCGACGCGATCATCGCCGCATGGTATCCGGGCCAGTCCGGTGGTACCGCGATCGCCCAGGCGCTGGCCGGCGACATCAACCCCGGCGGTCGCCTGCCGGTGACCTTCTACCGCTCGACCAAGGACCTGCCGCCCTACGTCAGCTACGACATGAAGGGCCGCACCTACCGCTACTTCAAGGGCGAGCCGCTGTTCCCGTTCGGTTATGGGCTGAGCTACACCCAGTTCGCCTACGACGCGCCGCAGCTGTCGGCCGCGACGCTGCAGGCGGGCGACGCCTTGCGCGTCACCACCACCGTGCGCAACACCGGCGCGCGCGCCGGCGACGAGGTGGTGCAGGTGTACCTGCAGTACCCGCAGCGCGCGCAGTCACCGCTGCGCAACCTGGTCGGCTTCCAGCGCGTACACCTGCAGCCGGGCGAGGCGCGCACGCTGAGCTTCGCGCTCGACGCGCGCCAACTCAGCGACGTGGACCGCAGCGGCCAGCGCGCGGTCGAAGCCGGCGACTACCGGCTGTTCGTCGGCGGCGGCCAGCCCGGCACCGGCGCGCCCGGCGACAGCGCCGCGTTCTCGATCAGCGGCAGGGTGGTGCTGCCGAAGTGA
- a CDS encoding beta-mannosidase, translating into MTQPPRRSRSASRTRLPARLGLLLALALPALGQAAAPATLSLQQGWQVRLAPGDANAKAHPKAAQWLPAQVPGTVQTDLFAAGVVPDPFYRDNEAQIQWAGLSDWQYQTRFQVDAALLARPHLELVFDGLDTFAEVYLNGKKLLAADNMFRQWRVDAKPLLKRGDNVLEVRIASPIKKIQPWLSKQPYALPGAYDSAFGDEPVARHSSTYVRKAPYNFGWDWGPRIVTAGIWQGVRLEAWDDLRVDGLRIAQQRVDADAAQLLAQVQVQAGRSGEVQLDLDVLGPDGQRVGQFSQHAIVDPGANTLTVPVRIAKPQRWFPAGYGRQDLYTFKAQLRDAAGERLEAQRVTGLRSVELRREKDQWGKSFALVVNGIPVFAKGANLIPFDSFPTRVDAAHMRGFLQSARDANMNMLRMWGGGHYQPDSFYEDADRLGIMIWQDFMFGGAIPPYDVAFRENTRSEAEEQVRRLGDHPSIVIWCGNNEVQTGWENWGDRVKFKQSIDPEERERIVRGMTTLFGTVLREAVQKYDSDTPYWATSPGTDFDGAADQPDDGDMHYWKVWGGPALPVTEYLNVTPRFMSEYGLQSFPEMRTIRAFAEPSDLQPESPVMRAHQKFDKGNGNKRLLLYIRRAFGEPKDFASFVYLSQIMQAEGITLAAEHLRASRPQSMGSLYWQLNDVWPGASWSSLDYFGRWKALQYHARRFYAPELIAALRNDKGQTQVSLVSDRTTPLAARWRMRVMDLSGKVLSKTEKPVTLAPLSSVRVGNFSDAQLLRRADPRRSVAVFELLDGERVLSRNLVYFDAVKRLQWPQADIRTELRADGDGYALTLSSATLAAQVWLSFGDLDVTLSDNAFDLLPGEPLSVRVHSSATLEQLRAALQVRDLGGTLAGAPAEPAEAK; encoded by the coding sequence ATGACCCAGCCGCCCCGCCGCTCCCGTTCCGCGTCGCGCACGCGCCTTCCTGCCCGCCTCGGGCTGTTGCTGGCGCTGGCCTTGCCGGCGCTGGGACAGGCGGCGGCGCCGGCGACGCTGTCGCTGCAACAGGGCTGGCAGGTGCGGCTGGCGCCGGGCGATGCCAACGCCAAGGCGCACCCGAAGGCGGCGCAGTGGCTGCCGGCGCAGGTGCCGGGCACGGTGCAGACCGACCTGTTCGCCGCCGGGGTGGTGCCCGATCCGTTCTATCGCGACAACGAAGCGCAGATCCAGTGGGCCGGGCTCAGCGACTGGCAGTACCAGACCCGGTTCCAGGTCGATGCGGCCCTGCTGGCGCGCCCGCACCTGGAACTGGTGTTCGACGGCCTGGACACCTTCGCCGAGGTCTACCTCAACGGCAAGAAGCTGCTGGCCGCCGACAACATGTTCCGGCAGTGGCGGGTCGACGCCAAACCGCTGCTCAAGCGCGGCGACAACGTGCTGGAAGTACGCATCGCCTCGCCGATCAAGAAGATCCAGCCGTGGCTGTCCAAGCAGCCGTATGCGCTGCCCGGCGCCTACGACTCGGCGTTCGGCGACGAGCCGGTGGCACGGCACAGCTCCACCTACGTGCGCAAGGCGCCGTACAACTTCGGCTGGGACTGGGGTCCGCGCATCGTCACCGCCGGCATCTGGCAGGGCGTGCGCCTGGAAGCCTGGGACGACCTGCGCGTGGACGGCCTGCGCATCGCCCAGCAGCGCGTCGACGCCGACGCGGCGCAATTGCTGGCGCAGGTGCAGGTGCAGGCCGGACGCAGCGGCGAGGTGCAACTGGATCTCGACGTGCTCGGCCCCGACGGCCAGCGCGTCGGCCAGTTCAGCCAGCATGCCATCGTCGATCCGGGCGCCAATACCCTGACCGTGCCGGTGCGCATCGCCAAGCCGCAGCGCTGGTTCCCGGCCGGCTACGGCCGCCAGGACCTGTACACGTTCAAGGCGCAGTTGCGCGACGCCGCAGGCGAACGCCTGGAGGCACAGCGCGTCACCGGCCTGCGCAGCGTCGAGTTGCGTCGCGAGAAGGACCAGTGGGGCAAGAGCTTCGCCCTGGTGGTCAACGGCATCCCGGTGTTCGCCAAGGGCGCCAACCTGATCCCGTTCGACAGCTTCCCCACCCGCGTCGACGCCGCGCACATGCGCGGCTTCCTGCAATCCGCGCGCGACGCCAACATGAACATGCTGCGCATGTGGGGCGGCGGCCATTACCAGCCGGACAGCTTCTACGAGGACGCCGACCGCCTGGGCATCATGATCTGGCAGGACTTCATGTTCGGCGGCGCCATCCCGCCCTACGACGTGGCCTTCCGCGAGAACACCCGCTCCGAGGCCGAGGAGCAGGTCCGGCGCCTCGGCGACCATCCCAGCATCGTCATCTGGTGCGGCAACAACGAAGTGCAGACCGGCTGGGAGAACTGGGGCGACCGGGTCAAGTTCAAGCAGTCGATCGACCCGGAGGAGCGCGAGCGCATCGTGCGCGGCATGACCACGCTGTTCGGCACGGTGCTGCGCGAAGCGGTACAGAAGTACGACAGCGACACCCCGTACTGGGCGACCTCGCCGGGCACCGATTTCGACGGCGCCGCCGACCAGCCCGACGACGGCGACATGCACTACTGGAAGGTCTGGGGCGGCCCGGCGCTGCCGGTCACCGAATACCTCAACGTGACCCCGCGCTTCATGTCCGAGTACGGCCTGCAGTCGTTCCCCGAGATGCGCACCATCCGCGCCTTCGCCGAACCCAGCGATCTGCAGCCGGAATCGCCGGTGATGCGCGCGCACCAGAAGTTCGACAAGGGCAACGGCAACAAGCGTCTGCTGCTGTACATCCGCCGTGCGTTCGGCGAGCCCAAGGATTTCGCCAGCTTCGTCTACCTGAGCCAGATCATGCAGGCCGAGGGCATCACTCTCGCCGCCGAGCACCTGCGCGCGTCGCGGCCGCAATCGATGGGTTCGCTGTACTGGCAACTCAACGACGTGTGGCCCGGCGCGTCGTGGTCGAGCCTGGACTACTTCGGCCGCTGGAAGGCGCTGCAGTACCACGCGCGCCGCTTCTACGCGCCGGAACTGATCGCCGCGCTGCGCAACGACAAGGGCCAGACCCAGGTGTCGCTGGTCTCCGACCGCACCACGCCGCTGGCCGCGCGCTGGCGCATGCGGGTGATGGATCTGTCCGGCAAGGTGCTGAGCAAGACCGAGAAGCCGGTGACGCTGGCGCCGCTGTCCAGCGTGCGCGTGGGCAACTTCAGCGATGCGCAGCTGCTGCGCCGCGCCGATCCGCGCCGCAGCGTGGCGGTGTTCGAGCTGCTCGACGGCGAGCGCGTGCTGTCGCGCAACCTGGTGTACTTCGACGCGGTCAAGCGCCTGCAGTGGCCGCAGGCCGACATCCGCACCGAGCTGCGCGCGGACGGCGACGGCTATGCGCTGACCTTGAGCAGCGCCACCCTCGCCGCGCAGGTGTGGCTGAGCTTCGGCGACCTCGACGTGACGCTGTCCGACAATGCCTTCGACCTGCTGCCGGGCGAGCCGCTGAGCGTGCGCGTGCACAGCAGCGCCACCCTGGAGCAGCTGCGCGCCGCGCTGCAGGTGCGCGACCTGGGCGGGACCCTGGCTGGCGCCCCGGCCGAGCCGGCGGAGGCGAAGTGA
- a CDS encoding family 20 glycosylhydrolase, which translates to MTEVGAHPRLPHRPMPASARIAAASRNAWLGLSLLACGSLLGGCDRAPPPAPTPAAKPAVAPPPAPKHDDDDDKTPLPLIPAPVKAERDGGTLTIGTGSVLSVPNDDPGAQRVAEQLSQLLSKTRGLNLEVRAETIPANGSIRLQLNPNTEVAQFEGYTLDVDPHTILIQARDERGLFYGAISAWQLMTPDAGKGEVDVPQVHIRDWPRFGWRGVLLDVARHFHGPDTVKRLLDAMAQHKLNVLHLHLTDDQGWRIEIKRYPKLTEIGAWRTPPGAGSHGLPDRYGGFYTQDQIRDLVAYAAERHITIVPELDMPGHAQSAVAAYPELVGVTRQRPKVSVDWGVNPYLFNTNAKSMTFIQGVLDEVLQLFPSPYIHIGGDEAVKDQWERSPAVRAQMRKLGIKDAHALQGWFNQQLADYLTQHQRRLIGWDEILEGGLPASASVMSWRGVDGAVAAAKQGHDVVLAPAGWMYLDNLQSARNDEPNGRLATLPLQKVYGFDPVPAALNAEESKHVLGVQAALWSEYIPSAWHIDHALFPRLSAVAEAGWSPMAARDWNGFLQRLPAQLDRYRTQGIAYGDGAFAPDIALQGGDNAALDSGKATVVLGNQAKFGSFRYTTDGSEPKADSPRYTAPFAVTLPVTVRAATFADDGRLLAAPRSRILDRANLLGRDTQGLASCEGGELGLRVPLLPDLADQDTPVFNIDLFTSCWRYADARLDGIDRIRIDAARLARNYGLAHDQAKVKRYPAHSARGEFEVRLGDCKGKLLARLPLPAGKTLGDQFALEARLPKQTGVHDLCLRSTAPIAGPYYAIGAVHLIDTAAQAPPAAAH; encoded by the coding sequence ATGACTGAAGTGGGTGCACACCCCCGATTGCCGCACCGCCCGATGCCCGCCAGCGCGCGCATCGCGGCGGCCTCCCGCAACGCCTGGCTGGGGTTGTCCCTGCTCGCCTGTGGCAGCCTGCTCGGCGGCTGCGACCGCGCCCCGCCGCCGGCGCCGACGCCCGCGGCCAAGCCCGCCGTGGCCCCGCCGCCTGCCCCGAAACACGATGACGACGACGACAAGACCCCGCTGCCGCTGATCCCGGCGCCGGTCAAGGCCGAGCGCGACGGCGGCACCCTCACCATCGGCACCGGCAGCGTGCTGTCGGTGCCCAACGACGATCCCGGCGCGCAGCGCGTGGCCGAGCAACTGTCGCAATTGCTGAGCAAGACCCGCGGCCTGAACCTGGAAGTGCGCGCGGAGACCATTCCCGCCAACGGCAGCATCCGCCTGCAGCTCAATCCCAATACCGAGGTTGCGCAGTTCGAGGGCTACACGCTGGACGTGGACCCGCACACCATCCTGATCCAGGCGCGCGACGAACGTGGCCTGTTCTACGGCGCGATCAGCGCCTGGCAGTTGATGACCCCCGACGCCGGCAAGGGCGAGGTGGACGTGCCGCAGGTGCACATCCGCGACTGGCCGCGCTTCGGCTGGCGCGGCGTGCTGCTCGACGTGGCGCGGCATTTCCACGGCCCGGACACGGTCAAGCGCCTGCTCGACGCGATGGCCCAGCACAAGCTCAACGTGCTGCACCTGCACCTGACCGACGACCAGGGCTGGCGCATCGAGATCAAGCGCTATCCCAAGCTCACCGAGATCGGTGCCTGGCGCACCCCGCCCGGTGCCGGCAGCCACGGCCTGCCCGATCGCTACGGCGGCTTCTACACTCAGGACCAGATCCGCGACCTGGTGGCCTACGCCGCCGAACGCCACATCACCATCGTGCCGGAGCTGGACATGCCCGGCCACGCCCAGTCCGCGGTGGCGGCGTACCCGGAACTGGTCGGGGTGACCCGGCAGCGGCCCAAGGTGTCGGTGGATTGGGGCGTCAATCCGTACCTGTTCAACACCAACGCCAAGAGCATGACCTTCATCCAGGGCGTGCTGGACGAAGTGCTGCAGTTGTTCCCCTCGCCGTATATCCACATCGGCGGCGACGAAGCGGTCAAGGACCAGTGGGAGCGCTCGCCGGCGGTGCGCGCGCAGATGCGCAAGCTCGGCATCAAGGACGCGCATGCGCTGCAGGGCTGGTTCAACCAGCAGCTGGCCGACTACCTGACCCAGCACCAGCGGCGCCTGATCGGCTGGGACGAGATCCTGGAAGGCGGGCTGCCGGCCAGCGCGTCGGTGATGTCCTGGCGCGGCGTGGACGGCGCGGTTGCCGCCGCCAAGCAGGGCCACGACGTGGTGCTGGCGCCGGCCGGCTGGATGTACCTGGACAACCTGCAGAGCGCGCGCAACGACGAGCCCAACGGCCGCCTGGCGACGCTGCCGCTGCAGAAGGTCTACGGCTTCGACCCGGTGCCGGCCGCGCTCAACGCCGAGGAGAGCAAGCACGTGCTCGGCGTGCAGGCGGCGCTGTGGAGCGAGTACATCCCCTCCGCCTGGCATATCGACCATGCGCTGTTCCCGCGGCTGAGCGCGGTGGCCGAGGCCGGCTGGTCGCCGATGGCCGCGCGCGACTGGAACGGCTTCCTGCAGCGCCTGCCGGCGCAGCTGGATCGCTACCGCACGCAGGGCATCGCCTACGGCGACGGCGCCTTCGCTCCGGACATCGCGCTGCAGGGCGGCGACAACGCGGCGCTGGACAGTGGCAAGGCCACCGTGGTGCTGGGCAACCAGGCCAAGTTCGGCAGCTTCCGCTACACCACCGACGGCAGCGAGCCCAAGGCCGACTCGCCGCGCTACACGGCGCCGTTCGCGGTGACCCTGCCGGTCACCGTGCGCGCAGCCACCTTCGCCGACGACGGCCGCCTGCTGGCCGCACCGCGCAGCCGCATCCTCGACCGCGCCAATCTGCTCGGCCGCGATACCCAGGGCCTGGCCTCGTGCGAGGGCGGCGAGCTGGGCCTGCGCGTGCCGCTGCTGCCGGATCTGGCCGACCAGGACACGCCGGTGTTCAACATCGACCTGTTCACCAGTTGCTGGCGCTACGCCGACGCGCGCCTGGACGGCATCGACCGCATCCGCATCGACGCCGCACGGCTGGCGCGCAACTACGGGCTGGCGCACGACCAGGCCAAGGTCAAGCGCTATCCGGCGCACAGCGCGCGCGGCGAGTTCGAAGTGCGGCTGGGCGACTGCAAGGGCAAGCTGCTGGCGCGGCTGCCGCTGCCGGCCGGCAAGACCCTGGGCGACCAGTTCGCGCTGGAAGCACGGCTGCCCAAGCAGACCGGCGTGCACGACCTGTGCCTGCGCTCCACCGCGCCCATCGCCGGCCCGTACTACGCCATCGGCGCCGTCCATCTGATCGACACCGCGGCGCAGGCGCCCCCCGCCGCCGCGCACTGA
- a CDS encoding alpha-L-fucosidase, producing the protein MTTETRPRADRSRHAGAARQTLASALALMLALTALPAGAADAPSPTAPTATTLSPEQIDQQWLQATAKYAPERARLVREANDGARGGPFRPDWTSLKQYRSPSWYDNAKFGIFIHWGVFSVPAFGNEWYSRNMYQQGSKDYLHHRQTYGPQSRFGYKDLIPLFTAPKFDPQAWATLFRDSGARYVVPVAEHHDGFAMYDSQLSDWTAVKMGPKRDVIGELSKAIRAQGLHFGLSSHRAEHDWFFDGGRQFDSDVNDPRYAGLYGPAQVRLPGKDDADVHNDWTPVSQAWLDDWLARTTELIDRYDPDLIYFDWWIAHPTFRGTLPTMLSYYYNHGAAKGGVVVNYKLGAFPEGAGTLDIERGQLTGIHPTHWQTDTSVSNASWGYVENDTYKTPTFIIHMLVDVVSKNGNLMLNIGPRADGSIPDTERAILLSIGKWLKTNGEAIYDSTPWRTYGEGPTEVVGGTFQDTKTKPYTPEDFRFTTGHGALYAIELGWPADGKALIRSLKPADGVRGVTLLANGKPVPFEQRADGLHLRLPAKPVGEHAYVFRIDLSSPTPPTDPSR; encoded by the coding sequence ATGACGACCGAGACCCGCCCCCGTGCGGACCGATCCCGCCACGCCGGAGCCGCACGCCAGACCCTGGCCAGCGCGCTGGCCCTCATGCTCGCGCTGACGGCCCTGCCCGCCGGCGCCGCGGACGCGCCGTCGCCGACAGCGCCCACCGCCACCACGCTCAGTCCGGAACAGATCGACCAGCAGTGGCTGCAGGCCACCGCCAAGTACGCGCCCGAACGCGCGCGTCTGGTGCGCGAAGCCAACGACGGCGCGCGCGGCGGACCGTTCCGGCCCGACTGGACCTCGCTCAAGCAGTACCGCTCGCCGTCCTGGTACGACAACGCCAAGTTCGGCATCTTCATCCACTGGGGCGTGTTCTCGGTGCCGGCCTTCGGCAACGAGTGGTACTCGCGCAACATGTACCAGCAGGGCAGCAAGGACTACCTGCATCACCGCCAGACCTACGGCCCGCAGTCGCGCTTCGGCTACAAGGACCTGATCCCGCTGTTCACCGCGCCCAAGTTCGATCCGCAGGCCTGGGCCACGCTGTTCCGCGACTCCGGCGCCCGCTACGTGGTGCCGGTGGCCGAGCACCACGACGGCTTCGCGATGTACGACTCGCAGCTGTCGGACTGGACCGCGGTGAAGATGGGCCCCAAGCGCGACGTGATCGGCGAGCTGTCCAAGGCGATCCGCGCGCAGGGCCTGCATTTCGGCCTGTCCTCGCACCGCGCCGAGCACGACTGGTTCTTCGACGGCGGCCGCCAGTTCGACTCGGACGTCAACGACCCGCGCTACGCCGGCCTGTACGGCCCGGCGCAGGTGCGGCTGCCAGGCAAGGACGACGCCGACGTGCACAACGACTGGACCCCGGTCTCGCAGGCCTGGCTGGACGACTGGCTGGCGCGCACCACCGAATTGATCGACCGCTACGACCCGGACCTGATCTATTTCGATTGGTGGATCGCGCACCCGACCTTCCGCGGCACGCTGCCGACGATGCTGTCGTACTACTACAACCACGGCGCGGCCAAGGGCGGCGTGGTGGTGAACTACAAGCTCGGCGCCTTCCCCGAGGGCGCCGGCACGTTGGACATCGAACGCGGCCAGCTCACCGGCATCCATCCCACGCACTGGCAGACCGACACCTCGGTCAGCAACGCCTCCTGGGGCTATGTCGAGAACGACACCTACAAGACCCCGACCTTCATCATCCACATGCTGGTGGACGTGGTCAGCAAGAACGGCAACCTGATGCTCAACATCGGGCCGCGCGCCGACGGCTCAATCCCGGACACCGAACGCGCGATCCTGTTGTCGATCGGCAAGTGGCTCAAGACCAACGGCGAGGCGATCTACGACAGCACGCCATGGCGCACCTACGGCGAAGGCCCCACCGAAGTGGTCGGCGGCACCTTCCAGGACACCAAGACCAAGCCGTACACGCCCGAGGATTTCCGCTTCACCACCGGCCACGGCGCGCTGTACGCGATCGAGCTCGGCTGGCCGGCCGACGGCAAGGCGCTGATCCGCTCGCTGAAGCCGGCCGATGGCGTGCGCGGCGTCACCCTGCTCGCCAACGGCAAGCCGGTGCCGTTCGAGCAGCGCGCCGACGGCCTGCACCTGCGCCTGCCGGCCAAGCCGGTGGGCGAACACGCCTACGTGTTCCGCATCGACCTGTCCTCCCCCACCCCGCCAACGGATCCCTCCCGATGA